One part of the Musa acuminata AAA Group cultivar baxijiao chromosome BXJ1-5, Cavendish_Baxijiao_AAA, whole genome shotgun sequence genome encodes these proteins:
- the LOC103985450 gene encoding uncharacterized protein LOC103985450: MGTLVGHVAPGFGFLVIGLWHLFNHIKLYRTHPNSYISHPWFCAPKLKHLELYLIILGSIASISMELIIGPEAHQPFDADGTIPSNHLHNFEHASISLSLLIYAWFAIALDRTRPRPRLHGEMTMLLAAAAFAQQLLMFHLHSADHMGVEGQYHQLLQAVIAVSLATTLLGVALPRSFPVSFVRSASIAFQGVWFVVMGIMLWTPSLIPKGCFMNREEGHRVVRCRSDEALHRAKSLVNLQFSLYMAATAVFCMLLYLFLSQSYTEETQYLPLVVNDGAQEEEEDLESQKTLTESDSFVPMGKGFRPLELER; the protein is encoded by the coding sequence ATGGGGACCTTGGTAGGTCATGTGGCACCTGGCTTTGGCTTTCTGGTGATTGGGTTATGGCACCTCTTCAACCACATCAAGCTCTACCGCACGCACCCCAACTCCTACATCTCCCACCCATGGTTCTGCGCCCCCAAGCTCAAACACCTTGAGCTCTACCTCATCATACTCGGCAGCATCGCCTCCATCTCCATGGAGCTGATCATCGGCCCCGAGGCCCACCAGCCCTTCGACGCCGACGGCACCATCCCCTCCAACCACCTGCACAACTTCGAGCACGCCTCCATTTCCCTCTCCCTCCTCATCTACGCCTGGTTCGCCATCGCCCTCGACCGCACCCGCCCCCGCCCGAGGCTCCACGGCGAGATGACCATGCTCCTGGCCGCAGCCGCCTTCGCGCAGCAGCTGCTCATGTTCCACCTCCACTCCGCCGACCACATGGGCGTCGAGGGCCAGTACCACCAGCTGCTGCAGGCCGTCATCGCCGTGTCGCTCGCCACCACCCTCCTCGGCGTCGCCCTGCCGCGGAGCTTCCCCGTGAGCTTCGTCCGGTCGGCCAGCATCGCCTTCCAGGGCGTGTGGTTCGTCGTCATGGGCATCATGCTCTGGACGCCCAGCCTCATCCCCAAGGGCTGCTTCATGAACCGGGAGGAGGGGCACAGGGTCGTCCGCTGCCGCAGCGACGAGGCGCTCCACCGCGCCAAGTCCCTCGTCAACCTCCAGTTCAGCTTGTACATGGCGGCCACCGCAGTGTTCTGCATGCTGCTCTACCTATTCCTATCGCAGTCCTACACCGAGGAGACGCAGTACCTGCCTCTGGTGGTCAACGACGGAGctcaagaggaggaggaagacttgGAGTCACAGAAGACGCTGACCGAGTCCGACAGCTTTGTTCCTATGGGGAAAGGGTTTAGGCCATTGGAGCTTGAGAGGTAG
- the LOC135584984 gene encoding small ribosomal subunit protein uS3x-like has protein sequence MATQMSKKRKFVADGVFFAELNEVLTRELAEDGYSGVEVRVTPMRTEIIIRATRTQNVLGEKGRRIRELTSVVQKRFNFPENGVELYAEKVNNRGLCAIAQAESLRYKLLGGLAVRRACYGVLRFVMESGAKGCEVIVSGKLRAQRAKSMKFKDGYMISSGQPVNEYIDSAVRHVLLRQGVLGIKVKIMLDWDPKGKQGPTTPLPDLVTIHPPKDEEEYVKPAVLVAPEVPVA, from the exons ATGGCGACCCAGATGAGTAAGAAGCGAAAG TTTGTTGCGGATGGGGTGTTCTTCGCTGAATTGAACGAGGTCCTTACGAGGGAGCTCGCGGAGGATGGCTACTCTGGCGTGGAGGTCAGGGTCACGCCCATGCGTACCGAGATCATCATCCGGGCGACCCGCACCCAGAACGTCCTCG GTGAGAAGGGAAGGAGGATTAGGGAGCTGACGTCGGTGGTGCAGAAAAGATTCAACTTTCCGGAGAACGGCGTCGAGCTCTACGCGGAGAAGGTGAACAATAGGGGGCTCTGTGCCATTGCTCAGGCTGAATCGCTCCGTTACAAGCTTCTTGGCGGCCTTGCTGTTCGGAG GGCTTGTTATGGTGTATTGAGGTTTGTCATGGAGAGTGGTGCCAAGGGATGTGAG GTAATTGTGAGTGGAAAGCTCAGGGCTCAGCGTGCTAAGTCTATGAAGTTCAAGGATGGATACATGATATCTTCTGGTCAGCCAGTTAATGAATATATTGACTCAGCAGTGAGGCATGTTCTACTAAGACAG GGTGTTCTTGGAATCAAGGTCAAGATCATGCTGGATTGGGATCCAAAGGGAAAGCAGGGTCCTACAACGCCTCTTCCAGATCTCGTCACGATTCATCCGCCAAAAGATGAAGAAGAATATGTCAAGCCAGCAGTACTGGTGGCTCCAGAGGTACCAGTGGCATGA